One window of the Mytilus galloprovincialis chromosome 14, xbMytGall1.hap1.1, whole genome shotgun sequence genome contains the following:
- the LOC143059024 gene encoding uncharacterized protein LOC143059024 isoform X2, whose protein sequence is MNVIVKPLSTVTRLKTYRCGLALSAWILGSLLAIQYVVHVTYYSPKTYLEDACLHEFPYDQVIRYFDVCVLLIIPLIFIITCYIMIYMAIHKRRMYKCIKTTSNNDDVHERVNFKAKMRTVKQLLVISFT, encoded by the exons ATGAACGTGATTGTAAAACCACTATCAACCGTCACTAGATTAAAGACATATAGATGTGGACTAGCACTGTCTGCATGGATTCTTGGATCGCTACTTGCAATTCAATATGTTGTGCATGTGACTTACTACTCACCAAAAACATATTTAGAGGATGCATGCCTCCACGAATTTCCGTACGATCAA GTTATTCGATATTTTGATGTGTGTGTCCTCCTCATAATACCGTTGATATTCATTATAACTTGTTACATAATGATTTATATGGCGATCCACAAAAGAaggatgtacaaatgtattaaaacaacctctAATAACGACG ATGTGCATGAACGTGTAAATTTCAAAGCTAAGATGAGGACTGTAAAACAACTGCTTGTGATTTCA tttacGTGA